One Eisenibacter elegans DSM 3317 genomic window, TTTGGAGCTGCTTGGCTAGCCCTTCTTCGATGGCGGTTAAATCGGGCTCATTGTCAGGGTCAAGCCGCATAAATTCCAAAGCAGGCATCAAGACTGCCAGCTGCCCTTGCTCCTCAAGGTAGATATGGAAGAGTTTGGTAGACATCAGCTCGCCCTGTGCCAATAGAATCTTCTCTTCTGTCTCAGAAAAGTCGATTACTTCGGCAAAGCTTCTGATGTAGTCGAAGTGATCTTTGAGCATCTGAGCGGCCTGCTGCATACTCTGCTCGGCGCTGTAGAGACCTTTTATAAAGCCTTCGTAGTGTTTTTCGAGGGCTTTGATGCGGTTGAGAGCACTATTTTTATCGTTTGTACTGAAGGCCTGGTTGATTTCAACCAAGGCGTTGGTAGTCCCTGACAGGGCCGAGAGCACTACAATTTTATGTTCGGCGGGGTCTTGGCATACTAGCTCGGCTACTGCCTGCATACGCTCAGGTTTGCCCACAGAAGTTCCTCCAAATTTTAAAACTCTCATAAAACTATCTTGGTAATTTGTGTGTGGGGAATCAATTAAATTATACGTAGTTATGCGTTGGAAAGGGGATAAAATCCCAGCATTTTGATGGCGGTGATGGCGGCCTCATCCCCCTTGTTGCCGTGTTTGCCCCCGGCACGGTCTTCGGCTTGAGCTTGGGTATTGGGGGTGAGTACACCGAAAACGGCGGGTTTGTTGTATTTCAAGCTCACCGCTGTAATGCCTTGGGCTACGGCGGCGGCGATAAAGTCGAAATGGCGGGTTTCGCCCTGAATGATACAACCTAAACAGATGACTGCATCAATATCAGATTCTTGTGCCAACCATTGCGCCCCTAACGACAGCTCGAAGCTGCCGGGTACTGTCTGGACTAGGATGTTGCTCTCCTGTGCCCCGTGTTTGAGTAAGGTCTGGTAGGCTCCTTCTAAGAGTTTGTTGGTGATGGCATCGTTCCATTCGGCCACGACGATACCAAATTTTTTCTGACTAATGTCGCTGATGTTGCGCGCAGAATATTCGCTGAGATTTTTGAGTGCAGAGGCCATATATGGTTAGTTGTTAGTTGTGATTTACGGAGTAAAATTTAAAGTTACAATCATCAATCAGGTATGGGTCTAAAAAAACTTCAACTACTGTGCCGCCTTACACGACAAGTAGTTGAAGTCATTACATTCGTACGGTCTTGGGTGTAAGACTACTTGTCGGTACTTGCCTCTAGTTTGGCCTTGTATTTCTTTGCGCTCGTTACCTCTACAGCCGTAGGGAACTCGGTGATAATACGCTCATAGCTGCTGAGAGCAGACTTTTGGTCTCCCTTCAGTTCATAGGCCAAAGCAAGTTTCATCAAATACTGTGGAGTAAAGCTTTTGTTAGGCTTGTAGCCTGCAGCTTTCTTGTAGTAGTCGATGGCTTGGTCTACTTGATTTTTTTCCAGATGAGCATCTCCCAACAACACATAGGCACGTGCTTGGAGGAGTAGGTCTTTGGAAGAGAATTTTTTGAGGTGCTTGATAGCCTCATCAAACTTACCTAATTTGAGTTGCGCCACGCCTGCATAGAAGTGGGCTAGGTTTGCGCTACTGCTCATAGGGTAGTTGTCAATGATATCAAGGAAGCCAAGATAGTTGCCATCTCCATTGAGGGCTTTGTTGAGCGAATCAGCCTCAAAATAATATACTGCCGCAAACATTTGCTTGTCGGCTTCAGCCTCTTGGCTGCCTTTCATAGATGTATAAATGAGTGTACCTACAATGGCTACCAAGGCTACGGCAGCAATAACGATGAAGGCGGTACGGTTTTTTTGGAAAAAGTTATCCGGCCCCAAGAGACGCTCACGCAATACATCAGGGTTTTCGATGATGCCAATCTCAGAGGGGTTGCCTTTGGGTTCTTTGAGTTGTTGATTGCCTTTTTGCTTATTTTTCGCCATGTCTGTTAAGTTTAAGGAGTGCAAAGTTAGCAACAATACCTTATTTTTTGAAAAAAGTGCTATTTTTTTCTCTTCAATGTCTAATGTCTTGATTTTTAGGGGCTAACTGGCTGAAGTGCCGGCGGCCTCGGGCAAAATACTGCCATACGATGCTTCCCGGGTAATATCCATGTAGTGAGTTGGGGTGTTTTTTTGTGGGGGCATAGCGCCTCCATGTACGCCATTGGCGGTAGGCGTGTAGGTAGGCACGCCCGACAGCGCGCAACATAGGCCACTGCCCTTGAGTGGCAAATCGGGCTGCGGCCACAGCATCTAAGACCAGCCTACCACCTAGTATGCTGTATACTTGTGGCGTGGGGAGGTTTTTGGCCAACATCGCGAGGTTGTTCCGGAAGTTGAGGTAAGTTTTGGTAGGGCTGGCCTTGGGCAGTGTGCCGCCACCTACGTGGTATACAGTGCTGCTACCTACATAGTAAATGCCATATCCTTGGCGTTGAAGCCGCCAACAGAGATCAATCTCTTCCATATGGGCGAAAAAACGCGCATCGAAGCCGCCTATTTTGTGGAAACAATCCGCTCGGATACAAAGCGCTGCGCCGCTGGCCCAAAATACCGGCACGGTATCGTCATATTGCCCTTCGTCGGCTTCGAGGGTATCGAAAATGCGCCCACGGCAAAAGGGATACCCCCAGCGGTCTATCCATCCGCCGCCGGCTCCGGCATACTCAAAGTGGGTGGGTGTGTGTGTGGCTTTGATTTTGGGCTGACAAGCGGCTACTGTAGGGTGGCTTTCGAGATGCGCTACCAGTGGGTCGAGCCAGTGTGGAGTAGTAGCCACATCGGAGTTGAGCAAAACATAGTATTGGTACTGTCCTTCGAGCTGGCTCAGGGCTTCGTTGTATCCTTGGGCAAAGCCCCCATTGTGGAGCAGGGTAATCAGCCGCACTTCGGGGTGCTGGGTATTGAGCCATGCAACGGAGTGGTCGGTGGAGGCGTTGTCGGCTACAATCACATGTGCCAACATAGGAGGTGTGTGGGCCAGTACTGTGGGCAGAAAGCGTGCTAAAAAAGGCTGGCCATTGTAATTTAAAATCACAACAGCCGTAGAGGGAGTACTCACAAGAAATCGATGTTAGGCCAAGATTGATTTTTCACCAAGATGTACTTGGCTTAAGGGTGCGGAGGGTTTTGTTTTCTTGATTATCAAAGGCTTTCAGCGCATACATTTCTCAGACCAGCAGACATCTAAGTAGCCTACACTGCGAAGCAGCACCGTAGGCTACCTGAAGCTTGGGGAAAACAAGGAACACGATTTTGACACAAAAATGGAGTTTTTATAGCATTGACCTATGGTGTGAACCAAGGAAGGGGTGTCATCAATGTCCAATGGTGTGAAACCGAGCTAGGAGCTAGCTGCCTAGCTGGTTGGTATGGTGGGTTATTTCAGCCCCCCAAAATCAAAACCCGGAGGCATCATATTGGGGTCTATCAAGCCGGAGGTAGCCTGTTGCATTGCTTCTTGGGCTTTCTCTTCTACGGCCTCTATGGCCTTGTTGATGGCGGCAATGGTCAGGTCGCGGAGCATTTCCTTCTCCTCAGGCTTGAGCAGGCTTTCATCGATTTCGAGGCCGACAACTTGTTTTTTGCCATTGACCACTGCTTTGACCATTCCGGCACCGGCTTCTGCCTCTGCGGTGATGTTGACCAACTCTGCGCGGGCGGCTTCTACTTTTTCCTGAAGCTCTTTTACCTTGCCCATAATATTCTTGAAATCAAACATAAGTGGGGTATCCAAATTAATCGTAAGACTTTCCTATAACTGAATTATAAAGCACTTAGGCTTTGTTTGTTTAGGCTAAGTTATCTCTTTTTGAGCAGAAACACAAATGGCATTGGGTTTTGATGGTGTTGCTGCGCCAAAAGCAAGCAATCGAGTGGCCTCTGGCTATAGCCTCCAGCCAATACCAAACTCCAGATGGTCTACACTTCCCTCTTGTGTACGCAGGCCGAAATAGCCAAAGCTATTGGGGTGGAAATAATATTTCCAACCATAGCGTTGGTACCAAGCATCATCAAAGGGGTGTGGTTTGTAGAGATAGATACCGGGCTGTACCATAATCCCAAAACGCCCCAAAAGTAGTTCAATGCCCACCACAGTACTCAAACGCCACGGCGACCAAACCTCCACTTCAAAAGCCCTATGATAACTGCGGTACATCCGGTGGTGTAGCAGCTCTAGGCCTGCGTGTGCTTTGAGGCGGGGGCTGAGGTGTCGACTGAGGTAATTGTTTAGGCTAAACATCGCATATTTGTTCCCTTCGGTAGGGTATTGCTCTACCCATCCGCCACTGAGAGAGCCTTCCCAATGCCACCGCGCTAAGAAGGGGGCGTGTATGGGAGGGATAGGGGTTTCTTGGGCGTGAGCTTGTCGTGGAGCTTCTGTACCGATGGATAGGCCGGTGTGTAGGGCTGCAATATTGATACCTCGGTTGGGTAGGCGTGTGGCTCCGTTGGAGAGGTGTGTCAGCCCCAGACCGATATAGCCACGGGTGTCTCCAAAAAGCCGGTGTTCATACACCAGCCGCATGCTGAAGGCCGCATTGAGATGGCTGCCAAACATCACATTTTTGTAATTGCCTATGCGCTCGTAGCGCTCTGATACCCACCCGATACCACCGCTAAAAATACCCCGTAGGCCATTTTGCCGTAGGCCTTTAAACATTTTAAAATTTCCGTTCAACATCAAGGCCAAGCCCTGCCCGAGCAAGGGTTGGCCAAAATCAAAATAGGTCAGGCTCAAGCCATACCGAGGTTGGTGATAGGCTTGTTGCCAAGGGGCGCTGCCGTCGGTGCTGTGCAAGAGGCGCAGCTCGGCCATTTTAGGAGTACTTTGTAAGTGTACAGTAAAGGCAGGGTCTACTAGGCTAAATCCGGTGGCATATTCGCCCTCCCAAACCCAAGTGCCTTTCAGGCGCTCCTGGGCTGCTAGGGCAAAAGCAACACTGCAAAACCCTGCCAAAAAGCATAAAAAACGTAGCAAACTCATCATAGCGGTCAAAGATACAACATTTTTCAGAGAGCAAGGAAGGGCAAAAAAATAGCAATAGGAGCAGGGGAATGCCTCCTGCTCCTATACTGCCCAAGACTTACTTGACTTCTACAGTTGTTTCGGCTTGTTGAGTGCCTGCGCTCAGACGTAGGGTATAAGTACCCTTGCCTACGTAGTTGTCCTTATTGGTTTTGAGGTTCCAGCTAGTATGTTGGAAGCCCGGCTGTGGGCTGTCAATCGTCCAATTACGCAACTCTTTGCCGTCCTTATCCAAAATCTGTGCTCGGATGCGTTGGCCTGTTTGCCCAAGGTAGAACATCCAAGTCAGCTCCGGAGTAATGACGGGGCTATAGCTACGGGGCTTTGTTCCCCAACGCTCATCGAAGCGGATGTCAGCGGCTGGATATACCACGATGGCTACATAGGGCTTGAGCGACTGGAAGGGTTTCACATCCATCACATAGATGCTGCGCCCGTGAGTGGCGATTACCAACTCGTTTTCACGCGGGTGTACGATGAGGTCATAGGTGGCTACGTTGGGGAAGTCGCCTGCGATGTTGTGCCATCCTTTGCCACCATCCCAGCTGAGGTATGCGCCTTGGTCTGTGCCGAGGTATAGTAGGTTGGGGTTTACGGGGTCTTGAATCAAGATATTGACAGCCTCGTCGGGGAGGTTGCCCTTGAGCGAAGTCCAGCTCTGACCATAATCATCGGAGCGGTAAAGGTAGGCCGTGATATCGTCGTTGCGGTATCCGGTAAAGGTTACAAACACAGTACTCTCAGCGTGTGGCGAAGGGAATATACTGCTCACCCATCGGTCTTTGGGGAGGCCATTGCCCAGCTCTTGCCAATCAGCGCCACCATTGCGGCTGACGTGTAGGCGGCCATCGTCTGTGCCAGCATAGAGCAAGCCAAACACCAAAGGTGATTCGGCCAGGCTACTGATGGTCGAGAAGGGCACATCACCCGTAGAGCGGTCTTGTGTCAGGTCGTTGCTGATAGCCTGCCAGTCGGCACCTCGGTTTACGGACCGGTATACGCGCTGAGCGGCAATGTAGAGGATGTCAGGGTTATGTTTGCTAATCAGCAAAGGAGTGCGCCAGTTGAAACGCAGCGGGGCTTCGCCAATTTCGTGCTTGGGTGTGATGTACTCAAACTCGCTGCGGTCTTTGCGTAGGCGATAGTAATTGCCAAACTGATAGCCGGTGTACACCAAGTTAGCATCGCGAGGGTCTACCTGTACATACATTCCGTCGCCGCCCATCAACGACTCCCAGTCTTTGCTGCGCTTAGGCACAGACTTCGAAGAGCCAAAGTAAACGCCGTTGTCTTGTAGCCCACCGTAGATATTGTAGGGTGTTTCCATATCGACAGTAACGGTGTAAAACTGCCCTACGGCAACGTTGTTGAGGTGGTCAAAGTGTTGGCCACGGTCATAGCTGACATAAAGCCCGCCGTCGTTGCCCAAAATCAGGTGATTACTGTTCTTGGGGTTGATGAGCAGCACGTGGTGGTCAACGTGTACGCCGCTCTGGCTATAAGGAGCCATCTCTGCCCAAGTTTTACCGCCGTCGGCAGACTCTAGGCTAGGCACACCAAATATGTAGAGTCGGTTGGCATCGTTGGGGTCTACCCGTACTTGCCCAAAATAGTAACCATAGGTAAAATACACACCTTCGAGCGGTTCTTGGTGTGTCTTGCGCCATGTTTGCCCAAAATCGTCGGAGCGGTACACCTCTGCTCCTACTACGTCGGTATCAAAAAGCGCGTCATTGGCATTGCTGAAATAATTGGCTACCTGCTTGGGAGTATAGCGCCCCGCTTGAAGGTCTTGTTTGACACGGTCGGCGGTATACTTGGCCGGATAGCGCAGGGTGCGGAGGAAAGTCTCCCACTCTTGGTTGCTCTTGGCAAGAGCTTGCGCTACACTCATCGTCGACAAGGCCTGCGGGGTGAAAGGCAGCCTTGTGTCGGGCTTGCGTTCTTTTTGGGTGGCTTGTTGATTGTCCAAAATCATGTACACTACATTGGGCTGTGTGGCACACACATCCAGCCCTATACGCCCCATATGTTGGGTATTGGGCAGACCATCGAGGCGTTTGCTCCACGTATTGCCCCCATCGCTAGAGGCGTAGATGCCCGACCCCGGGCCATTTTCCTCAAAATCCCAAGCCAGACGGTGGCGCTGCCAAGCGCCGGCCAACAGTTGGTCGGGGTTTTTGGGATTGACCACAAGGTCTATCACCCCCGTATCTTCATTCACAAACAGGGTCTGTGTCCAAGTTTTGCCTCCATCCGTGGTTTTGTAGATACCACGTTCTTTATTTTTGGTATACAAAGCCCCGATACTGGCCACCCAAGCCGTGTTGGGGTCGGTAGGGTGTGCTACGATACGCCCGATGTGTTGGGTGTTGTAAAGGCCGGTATGTGTCCACGTATTGCCCCCATCAGTACTGCGGTACACGCCCAATCCGGCATAGCTAGAGCGGCTGCTGTTGTTTTCGCCAGTACCTACCCAAATCACCTGTGGGTCTGCCGGCGATACGGCAATGTCGCCGATGGTGAGGCGCTCCTGATTGTCGAAAATAGGCTCAAAAGTACCACCGTTGTTGGTTGTCTTGAATACCCCACCCGAGGCATAGGCCACATAGTAGGTATTGGGGTCAGAGGGGTGCCAGTCGAGGTCTACCACACGCCCACCCATCACGGTAGGCCCCACACTGCGTACGGGATAGTGCTTCAACATTGATTGTTGGCGCATCGCTGCCGAGGCTTTGGCAGCCGCCAGTAGTTCGGCTTCGGTACTTTGGGCATGGCCAACGGCCAACCCGCCATGTAGCGCCAACCAGAGTCCTACAGCCCAAAGCTTGAAAGTAGATAGAGGTGAGTGCATAAAATTGAAGTAAGGTGAAGCTAATGATTTGTATTACTAACCTAAAGCAAGTCCAAAATAAAGCTTTTTTGCCCTATAAGCCATCTTTTTTGCCCAATGTCGTTAAGCACAAGACGAAAAGCGTCTCTCCGTCTTTTTTTTGAGGGAAAACAGAAGCAGATTGACAAGTTACGATTTGGGATTGGCGGGGATAGTAAGGTCATATATGGACATTTTCCAAATCCTATGGTTAAAACTGTGCGCTAAGTCTGATTTTACCCCCAAAATAAGGCCTCAGCTTGTCTCGGAACTAGAACTCCGAGCTACTTGTCCAAAATATCCAGTGGTGTACAACATCGCCGTGTGCTGTAGGCTGTCAACGGCATCGCTCCTCTGGGGAACTTTTTGTGATTGTGTATCGATTGTCTACCGATGAAACACCCCTCTGGGGGTTTTTTTAGCAATGTAGTTGCGATATCATAGGTAGAAAAAGGAAGGTATCTTTTCGTCTTTTGTAGCATCTAGTGCAATAGGTTTGATGCCGTAATTTTTGAGGTCTTGCATTTTGTCTATCCTAAGTGCAGCCCCATACACATTGTAGCCGTTTTGTGCTCACAAAATAGCCGTTGCTTTGCCAATTCCTGCCGAAGCTCCAGTAACTAAAACTGTCTTTGCCATTTTCTTTTTGCTTTAAAGTTTGATAGCGCAAAGGTAACTCAAGTCAAAAAGTTAAGGTTTTTCGAAAAGTTCAAAGTTGTTTGTTGAAAAGTCTACTTACTGGATGGGGTGGTCGCCCTACAATTATCACCAACGGAAAATGCGTGCGAAGGTGGGTTTTTAGCACTAACTTGACTAGATGCATAAAGCTTGAATTTGGCACTTCACTTTCATAGAAGCACGAATTGAAAATCAGCGCAGCTAATTGAAAATCAGCGCAGCTAATTGAAAATCAGCGCAGCTAATTGAAAATCAGCGCAGCTAATTGAAAATCAGCGCAGCTAAACCCCCGCTTTTGCAAAACGGCTGTTGTGCGTTCGTTGTTTTTTTGTATGTGTCTATTCAATTCCAAGTATAATGTTTTTCTGTTCTGTTGTAACTTGTCCTACCATAACCTTCAATCAATTTACCCGCTTTGTTCATTTGAGTGTTCCAATCTTGCCTATCTTCTTCTGAAACCGCAGAGTTAAATTTTGTATTCAGGGTTTTCACCTGTTCTTTTATCTCGTCATATTTTTTATCGCTCTCCATTTTAATTTTAAATAGAATTTAAAACAGCGATTATATCATATCCAAATTTTGCAATTTTCCGTCCGCCAAACCCTTTAATTTTTGAAAGTTCGTCTAATGTCTGAGGTTTAATTTTGGCAATTGTCAAAAGTTCTGTGTTGTGGCAAACCATAAAGTTTGGGATGTTAAGTTGTGATGCTTTGTCCTGTCGCCACTGTCTTAGAGATTTAAAAATTCTTTTCTCTTCGTCTGTTAGTTTGCTCTCGTCTGTTATTGAGATTTTGTCCGAAGTTTTTTCTTGTTTCTCTATTTTTTGGCCGTCATAAAAAACTAAAATAGACCAAAAGTTAGGCTGTCCGTTTATGAGTTCGGTTGCAGTCTTTTTAACTGTCACGCTGTCCAAGAAGTTGTTCAAGCTGTCTTGGTCACTTTGTAAGTTCTCTTTTGTAAGTCTGATATGAAAAACTTTTACTTTCATAAAAGTAGTTTATAAAATATTCGACTCATTCGTCAAATGTATCGCAGACGACTTTTTTGTCGTCCGATACAATGCCGCATAACGACAGTCTGTCCAAAAACCAACTCTTGCGAAGATAGCAAAAAGCCAAGAAAAATCCACAGCTTAGGGAATGAAATTTATACTTGTAAAAACAGGGCTACTTAGCACCTCGCAGACCCGCTGGAAGCACTCATTTCGCCCGACAATGTGGTGCGGCGTATAGACCTTTTTGTAGAAAACTTGTACTTGGCCTCTTTGGGTTTTTGTGGTTGATTATGAACCGTTTTACCGAAGATATTTTGTGTTTTTCAAAGTATTCGTACCCAATATGCGTCTCGCTACGAGCTTGTATCGCCTTGGTACAGCGTGTTTTAACGGGTTTTTGGATAGATTGACGGTTCGCGGCTTGGCGAAGGTGGCGGATTTCGGAGCACAAAACTTCCTACGAAGCACTGCACCCGCCATTACACCAAACCGCTGTTAGCACCAGTTGTTCTTGTCCACCAGTCAAAGTTGTCGGAAATAATTATTTCGTTCTTCTCCAAATGATGTGTCGTTTTCATTGGTATTGTTCGGAAAGCTAAATGGTATTTGTTTGCTAATACTCTGATTTCTTCTGTGTCGTCATATGTCAACATAAACTTCCCCTGAATTTTGGATGTCAAGTAAAAAAGTTGTTCGTGGTCTATGTTGAAATATGTATAAAGCCGTTTACCTGCGATAGTGTATGGCGGATCTATAAAAAAATAAGCGTTTTTATTGTCGCTGTTTCGCTCAATTACTTTGAAAGCGTCTGTCTGAAGGAATTGAATTTTATGTTTGACGAAGTTTATTGCTCTAATTCTGTCGGCAAGCGTTTTTGCATACCATCTCGAAGCAATACCTTTTCCATTCTCTCCGTTTTTAAGCATTCCAGAACCTTTGGCAATAATACCACCGTGAAAAACTCTGTTTTTAAGAATGGTGCAAAAAGCAATGTCTTTAATTTCTTTGTTTGGATTACTAAGTTCCTTGTTTACGTTTTCGTGTGATAGTTCAAAATTTAAAATTCTGTCAGCAAGCCATTCATTTTTACCGCTAAGGATTATTTCCCAAACTGCTGAAACTTCTTCGTCTAACTCAACCATCGTTATATGGTCAGCAAGATTTTCAAATGCGGCTGTCAAGCTAACAATACCACCACCCGCAAACGGTTCAATTAAACTCTTTTTGTTGTTGTCTTGACGAAGCCATTCTCTAACAGTAGGTATTAACCAAGTCTTTCCACCCGGATAACGAAAAGGGCTTCTTTGCGGAACAGATGCAACATTGACAACTTGCGTTTGCTGTTTTTTAACTGTAGCTTTTTCAAATATAGTTAATTGCTCACCCATCTTAACTGCTGATTATATCGGTTAAACTTGGTGTATCAGGCGAATAGCCTTCTAATCTTTCATCAAGCCTGTCCTGAAGAATATTGATAAAATCTTCCAATTTTCCAGGTTCAGGGGTTGTAACTCTAAACAATGCCGCTTCAAAGTCCGTGTAAACTGTTTCAACCAAAGTTAGGTTATATTGATTGGTTTCTTTGTCAAGAACCAAGTCATATAAAAACCAAGCAATATCTGCTTTCTCTTTACTGACTGTGGGTAATTTCGGTAACGTGTCAAAGAAAGATTTTTGTAAAGCGACTGTTTGTTTCTTTTTCCAAGTTTGGAAAATCCCGCCTTTGTAAAGCATTTGCGGGATTAATCGCTTCCTTGAAGAAGAAAGATAGTCAGGCTTTGGTGAGTTGTAACCAGTTGTCCAAGCGAATTTACTTGTCGGTTTGTTTATGTAACTGTCAAATGGATTACGAAGATTACCAGATATGTAAACACCTTGAACTTCAAGAGAAGCAAAGTCAATAAGCTGTCCCTTGTCGTTATATGCAACTAAAACAAAGTCAATGTTGCCAGCCGATTGCCCATTCTTGTCAAGTAATTTAATTTCAGAAAGTGATGTCCATTTGGTTTTTTCGTCAAAAGCAAATTTTGCAGCATTTTCGATTATCAACCAGTCTTCACGAAACCTTGTCGGGCAAGTGATTACAGGATTATTGTTATGAAACACAACACACTACAAACTCCCAATGGGTCGTTTGCCTTGTCTTTGGTGCAATTTGGAACCTTGTTGTTAAAAGGACAGAGCTTCTTGTCACGGTAGCGTTTTGCTTTAGCCGTTTCATTGATAATTGGGAAGCCAAAAACTTCTCCTAATGGATTATTATTTTTTCCTTCTATCGCCATTGTGCAAATTTACAAATTATTTCTATCGGCCGATAGGTTTTTGTCCACCGTTTGATGATGGTCGGCTGTCTTTTTACAATTGGTGCTAACGTCCAGCCTATCCAAAAACCAACTCTTGCGAAGATAGCAAAAATCCAAGAAAAATTCATAGCTTAGGGAATGAAATTTATACTTGGTAAAAACAGGGCTACTTAGCACCTCACAGACCCGCTGGAAGCACTCATCTCACCCGAAAATGTGGTGCGGCGTATAGACCTTTTTGTAGAAAACTTGTACTTGGCCTCTTTGGGTTTTTGTGGTTGATTATGAACCGTTTTACCGAAGATATTTTGTGTTTTTCAAAGTATTCGTACCCAATATGCGTCTCGCTACGAGCTTGTATCGCCTTGGTACAGCGTGTTTTAACGGGTTTTTGGATAGATTGACGGTTCGCGGCTATACGCAAGCAGGGATTTTAATCACTGAACTTCCTACGAAGAACTGAACTTTAAATTTACTACTTTCCTGTCCTACGAAGCAGCACCGCAGGTAAACCCCTACTTGCGTATAGGTGATGTTAGCGGTTTGGCTTTCTTGTCTGTCGTTTATTTTTTATCGTGGCATAAATAAAATTATCATTGCTCCAACAATACAAACACTTGCACCGATAATATCCCACTTGTCAGGCGTGTTGTGTTCTACAAAATAAAGCCATAGTAACGAAGCAACAATATATATTCCACCGTAAATAGCATATGCTCGTCCAGCAAATTCAGTTTGGACTTTTGTCAATAAGTAGGCAAAAATGATTAGTGAAAATACTCCCGGAATTAACCAATAGAAAGACTTGTTGGTTCTAACATATGACCAAAAAGCAAAACATCCAAAGATTTCAAAGAATGCCGCTGATATAAATATGATTATGTCTTTCATCGTAAGTTTTCTGTTAGCGTTTCAGTTTTCTTTTCGGTCATATTTTTTACTTTGAGGTCGTTACCGAAAATAAAAAGAATCATTTTAATATTTTTTTATTCTGTTTCTATGTTATTTTTAATATGTATTGTAAATTTTAATAAGTAAAAATATTTTTTAATTTTTTTTATAACCAATATTACTTAGCCCGTTTTCCATCCAAAACTCACTGCCAAGCAGAAAAGGCATACAACGGATTTGGTGGAGAACCAGAAAACCGAGAACAAGTACTTTTGAGGAGATTTGACTGCTTTTGTCCGAAATATTTAGTATGCTCATTGTAAGTAGTTGCTATTTTTTAATATTGAGCGTTTATTTGATGTATAAGATTAATTTTCAGTCTATTACACAACAACTAAAACACAAACTGTTTTTGCTTTGGTACTTCGCTCGTTGTAAACTAATAAATTATTATTTTGGAGATAATCC contains:
- the ribH gene encoding 6,7-dimethyl-8-ribityllumazine synthase gives rise to the protein MASALKNLSEYSARNISDISQKKFGIVVAEWNDAITNKLLEGAYQTLLKHGAQESNILVQTVPGSFELSLGAQWLAQESDIDAVICLGCIIQGETRHFDFIAAAVAQGITAVSLKYNKPAVFGVLTPNTQAQAEDRAGGKHGNKGDEAAITAIKMLGFYPLSNA
- a CDS encoding YfgM family protein; its protein translation is MAKNKQKGNQQLKEPKGNPSEIGIIENPDVLRERLLGPDNFFQKNRTAFIVIAAVALVAIVGTLIYTSMKGSQEAEADKQMFAAVYYFEADSLNKALNGDGNYLGFLDIIDNYPMSSSANLAHFYAGVAQLKLGKFDEAIKHLKKFSSKDLLLQARAYVLLGDAHLEKNQVDQAIDYYKKAAGYKPNKSFTPQYLMKLALAYELKGDQKSALSSYERIITEFPTAVEVTSAKKYKAKLEASTDK
- a CDS encoding glycosyltransferase family 2 protein, with translation MSTPSTAVVILNYNGQPFLARFLPTVLAHTPPMLAHVIVADNASTDHSVAWLNTQHPEVRLITLLHNGGFAQGYNEALSQLEGQYQYYVLLNSDVATTPHWLDPLVAHLESHPTVAACQPKIKATHTPTHFEYAGAGGGWIDRWGYPFCRGRIFDTLEADEGQYDDTVPVFWASGAALCIRADCFHKIGGFDARFFAHMEEIDLCWRLQRQGYGIYYVGSSTVYHVGGGTLPKASPTKTYLNFRNNLAMLAKNLPTPQVYSILGGRLVLDAVAAARFATQGQWPMLRAVGRAYLHAYRQWRTWRRYAPTKKHPNSLHGYYPGSIVWQYFARGRRHFSQLAPKNQDIRH
- a CDS encoding YbaB/EbfC family nucleoid-associated protein; this encodes MFDFKNIMGKVKELQEKVEAARAELVNITAEAEAGAGMVKAVVNGKKQVVGLEIDESLLKPEEKEMLRDLTIAAINKAIEAVEEKAQEAMQQATSGLIDPNMMPPGFDFGGLK
- a CDS encoding acyloxyacyl hydrolase, translating into MMSLLRFLCFLAGFCSVAFALAAQERLKGTWVWEGEYATGFSLVDPAFTVHLQSTPKMAELRLLHSTDGSAPWQQAYHQPRYGLSLTYFDFGQPLLGQGLALMLNGNFKMFKGLRQNGLRGIFSGGIGWVSERYERIGNYKNVMFGSHLNAAFSMRLVYEHRLFGDTRGYIGLGLTHLSNGATRLPNRGINIAALHTGLSIGTEAPRQAHAQETPIPPIHAPFLARWHWEGSLSGGWVEQYPTEGNKYAMFSLNNYLSRHLSPRLKAHAGLELLHHRMYRSYHRAFEVEVWSPWRLSTVVGIELLLGRFGIMVQPGIYLYKPHPFDDAWYQRYGWKYYFHPNSFGYFGLRTQEGSVDHLEFGIGWRL
- a CDS encoding VPS10 domain-containing protein, encoding MHSPLSTFKLWAVGLWLALHGGLAVGHAQSTEAELLAAAKASAAMRQQSMLKHYPVRSVGPTVMGGRVVDLDWHPSDPNTYYVAYASGGVFKTTNNGGTFEPIFDNQERLTIGDIAVSPADPQVIWVGTGENNSSRSSYAGLGVYRSTDGGNTWTHTGLYNTQHIGRIVAHPTDPNTAWVASIGALYTKNKERGIYKTTDGGKTWTQTLFVNEDTGVIDLVVNPKNPDQLLAGAWQRHRLAWDFEENGPGSGIYASSDGGNTWSKRLDGLPNTQHMGRIGLDVCATQPNVVYMILDNQQATQKERKPDTRLPFTPQALSTMSVAQALAKSNQEWETFLRTLRYPAKYTADRVKQDLQAGRYTPKQVANYFSNANDALFDTDVVGAEVYRSDDFGQTWRKTHQEPLEGVYFTYGYYFGQVRVDPNDANRLYIFGVPSLESADGGKTWAEMAPYSQSGVHVDHHVLLINPKNSNHLILGNDGGLYVSYDRGQHFDHLNNVAVGQFYTVTVDMETPYNIYGGLQDNGVYFGSSKSVPKRSKDWESLMGGDGMYVQVDPRDANLVYTGYQFGNYYRLRKDRSEFEYITPKHEIGEAPLRFNWRTPLLISKHNPDILYIAAQRVYRSVNRGADWQAISNDLTQDRSTGDVPFSTISSLAESPLVFGLLYAGTDDGRLHVSRNGGADWQELGNGLPKDRWVSSIFPSPHAESTVFVTFTGYRNDDITAYLYRSDDYGQSWTSLKGNLPDEAVNILIQDPVNPNLLYLGTDQGAYLSWDGGKGWHNIAGDFPNVATYDLIVHPRENELVIATHGRSIYVMDVKPFQSLKPYVAIVVYPAADIRFDERWGTKPRSYSPVITPELTWMFYLGQTGQRIRAQILDKDGKELRNWTIDSPQPGFQHTSWNLKTNKDNYVGKGTYTLRLSAGTQQAETTVEVK
- a CDS encoding HRDC domain-containing protein, with translation MKVKVFHIRLTKENLQSDQDSLNNFLDSVTVKKTATELINGQPNFWSILVFYDGQKIEKQEKTSDKISITDESKLTDEEKRIFKSLRQWRQDKASQLNIPNFMVCHNTELLTIAKIKPQTLDELSKIKGFGGRKIAKFGYDIIAVLNSI